The Lytechinus variegatus isolate NC3 chromosome 1, Lvar_3.0, whole genome shotgun sequence nucleotide sequence GGTCGTCATCGTCTCCGAGCTCGACCTTGTTCTCGAAATCCTTTCCTGGGAAGGCTGTCTATGTAATGAGGAATTCTTATTCTTAGCCGCGACAGAATGGCTCTCTTTGATTTCGGGCATGAAGTTCGATAGCGTCTTGGTCGAATTTCCTTGACGTGTCTGACTGTGTCCACTCGTAGTTCGTCCATTTTTCGCCCCAGAAGTAGATTTTGATGATCTTTCTTCGTCAAGCACCGGCAAAAGCGGTACGCTCGACCCACCAAATAAGACTGCCAATGCATGTCGTTTGATTTCCAACTTCTTTTGAACTTCTTCGCTATATCCATCATTGTTAACATTTTCCTTCTCAGGTGACATGATAAGCCTATTTTACTGGAATTGAATTGCCTGCTGATTCTCCCAaatctagaaaaaaaacatttacttcCCTGTAATCATTTGTGATTTGATTACCTCGTACATCCACATAACGTCTACCCGATTCACCAAATTTTTAGTCATGAAAACATAATTCTCGAAGAGTACATTCGTTGCTCGTAGGTTTGAGGGGAATTAAAGTCTTCAATAATTGATCCGAACATGCATCATTcacttcaaaacattttttcaatcaaGACAACAAAACACAAGGCACGCACGAAGTTACATCTGAGGTCCAAAATCCAATCACCAAACTTTAATTTGTGCTCATAAAAGCGATAAAGAGTAAATTTCATATCAATTAACAACAGTAAATTGATCGTATGTCAATATCATCTATGACACATAGTTTCGAAGCTTCTGATTTCCATATCATTAATCATGTTCACCAATTTCAGATAAAATATTAACTGGCTGAAAAGCAATATTCAACGCATTATTTCTCAGTACTGCAGTAACAATCCAAGTTTGTTGACAACgccacatatacatgtacatgaatatctAACATGGGCGATATGTTCAAGGTTAATTCCTTATTACACGTGATTTCAGGGAGACGATTTTAGTCAAGTAAGCTTTCCACCCAGTGTAACTCCGTTTGAATTCAGATCGCATAtggatatttttctttttgttggaaGGCTAGAAACGAGATGACTCTGTGCAAATATTGTCCAAATAGATTTGTGAATTGTTCCCCAGTTTCCTACAAAAGAAATCTTTTATTCAGCGATATTGATTACATGTATCGTTGAAGGCATGAGTGTATCGATATCTCGATACAAGGATTGTCAGGTGATAAGAGGATATAATCGGATTAAAGCAAGATCGGGGTGGTTAAAAATTAACAAGATCGTCTGCTGTTTTCGGTTGtcatggaaatatttttttgttcaccATGTTCACAGTGTAGGTTGTTAACCTTATCCaagaatgaaatttaaaaaaatatgtgcggAAAATAGATTTGCTACTAATGTTTTAGTGATTATTTGTAAATTTCAAGTTTGAAGTCGTATTGGACAACAAATCTTTGTAGGcaattctaaaataattattcagagGGGTCCACACAATAAAAGCACTGCTTTTTAGTAAATCCCTCAATTTtctcagaattaaaaaaaaattattttgcttacTTAAATATAATActctgttttgttttaattttactTATAGATGAAtatcatacattgtacatgcctatatttattttgtctgtataagttcattgtaattatttcgaCCACATTACTTTATTccgttgaaaatgaaatataatagatttaaaaaatgaaattgatgaaaattatttttaaaaaattaatatgcAAAACAAGAAAACCTTGGAAATGTTCCGTAATGTATTATAGTTTGAGCAGATCTATTTCAGACCAAACTTATCAGTCAACATTTGTTTCATTATAATTGCAAGACATTGgacttatatcgcgccaaatcTATTCTGAAGAGGTGCTCAAGGGGCGCTTTATAAGaactttgaatgaaatttttaaaaatatgaaaatataggtCTTTTTATAATGTTTCGAAAGGCTGTCCTATAAAATTACTGTTTTAcaattataattcatataaaatttatttcttaagACGTCCTGTCACGATCTGAAATATTCGAAAACATCTGTCAATAACAAATACCCAATATGTATTTTAAGGATAGCATCACTCTTGTCGACACTTTCGGCATTCAAGTGTCATCCGATGAACCGCGTAAGTGGTCTATTTTGAGAGAGCGTGGCGTTACAATAGTGACGGGAGTTACAAGCACAATCGAAATACGTCATAAAGGTGTTGATAATCAATCATTGAGTCTTTGTGGTCTTTGTCACATAACACCCTCTGTCGATTTTGTTTATCGATGTGTGCCGGTCCATCAATTTTCGTCAACAGGTTTTGGACGGACACAATTTCAAGTCGAACATATCCTAAGCACCATTTGCGAATGGACACCCATATAACCGTCCCTTAACCGATGATAAACCATTCGAAATAACTTGGTATTTCTGATCGTTGCGCATGGCCCAGGGAAGCGATTTaccaggaagggggggggggtgctgggtGTGTTATTCCCCATactaggcagcaccccctggaaaatCTGTTAGGTTTGATAAAATAACctacattttgtagtgaaaaccctttttttttgttggcttGTCAACTTCAAACCAGTACCACATGTTCCCAGTGCCCCATATTTATGGAGGCGGTTTCCTTATTGTGACTCGTAACAACGCAGTCACGTCTTGTGTTCCATTTCAAGGATGTAAATTTGCACTATTTTTCTTGGTGTACAGAcagaaaaaaacccaaacaccatcgaaatatttgaaatgcatgattttattttccagtTCTCTGGTAGCAAAGAATTCCAGTTATaagaaaaatcatataaaatcatacaaaaatatcGAAAGAACAGCCAACTTCATCTTTGCCCCCATTATTGCACAATAATTCACTTTCTCTATATTTAGTTATCTAAGCTCTTATTCATTATCTCAccctttctctttcccttccTCCTCTCTTTGCTACCACTCTTCACTTCACTCATTCTTTCTCCTCCCCTCTCTACGTAACGGACTATTAGTGGCGAAAAGATCTATCATCTAACTTATAATCCGAATATGACAGTAAAACTAttatcaaattacaattttcaaaTTGCAGAAGGAATACAGATATTTGTTTGGAATAACATTTTAGAAAGAAATTATTCAGGACAGTTACGGGCCTACTTTTCAAGGTTCTAAATTGTATCAAGTTTACTACATTATGGAGTCGAAATAGATTCCGAAACGTTGTGGCATCACATTGGCATTAGGGTCAACTTTGGCTTTAAGATTTTGTCATTCTACTTTTCAACAAATAATGTAGGGTCATGTCTTTTAACCATTTAAAAATCACCACTAACtattattataaaatgaaataatgattcgTTTCAGCTGTTGACCGAGACATGACAAAACATTATGGAGGTTTATCGCAGATGTAAAACTTTCGATTCCTGGGCTGAGCTGTAGGCGTGGTTTGAATGGTTACCATGGGAAACAAGGTTGTGGACAATGGCGAATATAGGCTTCCAGAGTTCCTTCCCTTACATGCATTAAAGCAGTGAAGGTGGTCAGCTGAAGTAGATTTATAGAGAAAGAGATTGCACTAAGAATTAGAAAACAAGTAGAAAAGAaggggcgattccatgctagaaaaatcagccattttcacaatattttcaaCTCGCTGTCCAAGCAAACGAGGAACTTGAACTTGTTTCGTGGTAATGATAAAGTACTATTGGgtagtcatttaaaaaaacaatgacaatcAATATAAAAGTGTCGTCCATGGGTGATTAAAGGAGAAAATtttgcgtgtcgtacgggacatttctgagtcCCGTATGGCACATAACATTTTCACCTTTAATTCAcccataatcaaacatttttttttgttggttatcACTTTTTCGATACCCACTATAACCGAATCATTGAAAACAACGATAATTTTATTACTCAAGCAATCAGCTACGAGACTAGAAATTGTTGAAAAGTCCCAAACGACCAGTATGGAATTGCCAATGCCTTTTAGGTCATTCATGTTTGTCTCGTCACTATTATGGATTTCATGTTTGATCGTTTGTTTACTTGTTATAGAGGTAAAGGATCACCTTACAGCTAGTCGCTTAAACGAGTGAATGCATTCTCTCTCGAAAATGAGTTATAACCGACTTGTATGAGCGACCATTAGTATGTTGTCGTCAGTCTTTTCACTCTCTAAAAGAGCAAGTCGATTAATGGCTAAATAATAACTTAAACTggattatttttaatcatcagTGTACCTAGTAAAACGTGCCGCATGATTTATAGGGAGGGTAGATATCTTGTGAACAGTTAGTATTATTGcgattttgttgttttatttcaacagaatGTTCATAGTTTAAAATTATGATCCATTGACAATCAATAAGATGGTTATACAATTCCCATTTCTAAAGTTATAATTTCAATTGACATTAGTACACTTTTCAAATTCTATCTCAGTTAGtaggttttgtttgtttgtttgcatttatttctgcgttcaaaaacacaatacaaaattatttataattacaaaatacaaaataattcataatataaacaatgtggtcatattacataataaatacaaataaggatgtgagtataaattaatcttttataaatgtaaacatatacatataatgtaaaaaaatgaacgcaggagaccgccatcgtgagcggttaggcttgaattgatggcggcctcataaaAGATTCGTGACTAAGATTGATATTTACTGACCAAGTGTTTTCAACATCAACGAACTATGCATTCTTAATTAATCAAATGTCTAAAAGGAGGTAATCATACAAGCAAAGGTTAACTATCTCGCTGAAAAATAAACTTACCATATTCAAGACTGGCTTTGTTGACAAGACATTGAAGAAGCTCTTTGAACTAACATTCTgtaaagcaaaagaaataatggTTAATTGGTATCAGGCCTGCTCTGAAAATAAGAATGGACATTCTCTAAAAATTAAGTTTAGACAAATAAAAGAAACtgcatttatatttatttattcattcattcattcattcattcatcatttaGGGTGGTCTCTTCAGTACATAAGAACTGCTTCTCGAGAGAACCTCAATTAAGAATGaatactttattattattatcattattattattattattattgttattattattactaccatTCCTGTCGTTGAACGTCAGAAACGATCAATAAAACAGCGAATTTGCAATGGCAATTACACAAgtgaaaaacatttattttaatttcaatttcttttcgaCCAATCCACCTTGTAACACCCGAGTAAGAACAtcctttttattatttgtgtTACCAAAAAGCATTCACAAATGATGTATATAAATTTTACCGGCTGTGTCATGTTTTTCATGCATTTGATGGCTGGATCTCTTCTGTCATCATACCATGGTGCATTCTTCCAGCTGTCATAGTTAGTCTGCACCAAAAACCAGTTTCCTTGATCAACGTTTATCCTAATAGCAATTATAAAGTTAGACAGAAAAGGCATCATACTAAATTTTCAGTTGCGAGATCTTTGATTCAATTGGGACTGTGCTTAACTAACTTTCATGGCTAATTTACTAAATTGCTAACGTTAGAATGGAATTAGATAATACAGCAGCATAATTCAATATCGATATCAGAACTTCACCCTTGAAATAATTAGTCAGTCACAATCATGACTATAGATAATGTATTGTTGAAATATGCCGAATAATAATATCCTTGTAAAATGTTACCAAATTCGACAAAATTATGGTACACTTAAACGAACAAATTGTTAGAATTCTTAACAATATTTGGCGTCTGACGCATAATAATCAACACAGTTGTTATTTTCACCAAACCTTTTTGAAGAATGAGTCAAAGATTTACATATCGCACTTGAAAATGACAAGACACATTGCAGTCGTAATTAGCGTTGCGGTATTTCGCATTTTTCTCCTGGGGAGAGTGCAAATAATTTACCTCCTGATGGCATCCGATTTATTTCCTTGGGCTTTAGTGATGACCACGCCCTCTCCTGGGTTCATGCCGCCAACAGTAAGATAGGATGGCACCATGGTATCTACAGTAGATAGGTACTCTACGGTACTGTTGAAACTGTGACGAGATCAAATCAGAAATACTGTACATTCAGTTAACaacataaaatatacaaatttatttCTTGTCTACGATTTATTTATGTGATCATTTTCTTGTTCAATTCGTGATAATAGCGAGTTTTCGCAATCGCGGCGGGGCGTATTCTACAACACAGTAAATCTATTTAAAagcccgtcaaatgacaatgaacagcatAGAGggctttgtcgaaaatttttgaatagGGAGAGCTGATCACCGGAAGATTCTGAGATGACGAAAAATTGCCAATATGCCGCTTTTTTGATTCACCGATATccgacaaagactgctttgtcaCTAAAGGTTTTAGACAATAGATTTTCTGTGATGTAGAATTTGTGCCCGTCGCGACTGTGGAAACTCCAAATTGAACGAAAATGCGTCCATTCACTTCCATATCATTAATAGTTATATTTCTATCAAAATAGTCTCATTCAAATCGATATCAGTAGATTTTTTCCAGGACTTTGCcatatttatatgtattgttCTGGAAAGATCTTTTAGATTGTTCACCAAACCTTATTTTTGCTTgaaaatactactactaatatttGCATAATGCATATTATCCCTATATTCATTCGTTCGAATTTATTTATtcgaagaaagaaaatatggaaGAAAATGAGCTTACTCTTTTGCCATGAGGATAGCATCTCTGAGTGCAAATCCGGTCCAGTACGGCTTGCGATCACCAAGGATCCACTCAATAAAACCAAGTACACCGCTATCCTTCAACTTATGACGGGCGTTGATGTTAAGACTAACCACTccctaaaaataaagaaatattggatgTTCAAacatcagtggtggatccaggtgGTGCACCCACCCCTTCGGGAAAGAATACTAAAATTTTGCAAAATGGTACATAAtgtttctgcccccccccccccgccaaaccCACTTGGATATGTTGGAGTCTTGGAATAGGGAGAAAAAGGAAGCAACAATGAAGAAGAGCatacaaaatattaatgatataatacccccaaaatgcAATCGAATGAAAATGACGTCACTTTAGCCCCACCTATTAAAATATCCTAGAGTTGCCCCTTATGTAAAAGCTTATGCTACTATTAGTGCACAGTCGTACCTTAATTGTCCTTTACATAATTTTCCGGTTTAAAGCCAGTCAGAATTTCATCTCACCGGTCTTACGTAAGTCTTGTCTGTTtggaaaaacaccaaataattGTTTTCCACTGACTTTACGCAGGTCTTACCGTCTTTGAGCCAATTAGAATTTCATCTCATCGATTTTACTCAGGTCTTAACGGTTTTGAGCCAGCCTGGATACATCCTAACGATTTACACATGTCTTACCGGTTTTAATCCAGTCAGAATTCCAACATAACCAGCGAAGTGAACAGCTCGAGCGATCACCTTCCCACCTTTCTGATACTCCACATTGGTAACCAAAGGTTTGAGCCTCTCAGAGATTATCCATTCATTCGTCTTTACATCCCACCTAAAAATAtagaattttaaacaaattttctttcttagaaagtacctgcattcatttattcattaatcagtctattcattttcatgaatttttgtaTTGATCTAGTCTACGTTCCTTTGGAACATCAATCTTGGAAAttagaaaaatcaaagattaAATCAAatctgtatattttttaattacctCAACCAACGATGTAACCTCAAAAAAATGCCAGAGTAGCTGATGTTTGGGCAATAGGCTGTACCTGCCATGCCGATTATACTCATAAAGTAAGcctattatgtacatgtatataactttcctctcaaattgtatattaccGTTGTTCATATTGTTTCCAAGTTACAAGAaaattctgaaggtttccattgCGGAGGAGTGTAGCGGTTTAACGGTACACAGTACCGCAATTTGGTTTTCAgttaaattcaataattttatcaGTAGCCTACATTTACCTAcgaatatttttatatagaacaatttcattgaattattcatttatgaATCTGGAATACGCATACTTCATTTAAAATCCAATAATGTACTTTGATTAAATTGCGATCTATTTCAATTTAATTAGCAATGAATATAGGCTtaatattaaataatttcaaacataTATCGAATATGCTTGAATAAGTAATAAACATATTGTAGTTTAAATGAATCATGTACATGGTGTAAAGCAATAAACccaaaaattattaaaacaaagCAAAGCTCCTGCTAAATCCTCCATTTTTACATTAACAATTTTACACATTCAGCTTTTGTAAAACATCCATGCAGGATATGATCCGTGGCCCTTCGGAAGTGGGGGTGCTTCGCAGCACCCCCAAGAATTTCCAGGGTGTGCTGGTGTGCTATTTTCCATAGGCAAACACCCCCAGGAAATTTGTTGTGTCAAAAtggatactttttttttcttgtaaaatttctagggaccaaaatgaccttcagtTTGTAGTGAAACActtttttgtaaaaacaaatattccCAGTGCCCTGATAGGATCTATAAATCCCTTCCTTGTTTTTATAAATATGGGTAGAAGATTCGCCCATATTCAGCTCAGAATGAAATCTTTGCCAACATTATTATATCTATTAATATGGTATTGACACGAGCTTAAAATGCGAAACAAAATGCCATTTTAATTTCCCGTGGTGGATAGTGGACGGCAGTCTAAGAAACCTTGATACACTGATAATATGTTAAAGCACATCTCAACGGTGAAATAAGAATACAGTTAAATTAAACtataaacattgaaaaggatatgttgaaatacattttttaaaataaaatatgtactGATTGAATAATAGATTGAAAACCATTCTATAGGCATGTAATTCAAATatacaataattatattttatgcTCTCGTGTGAAACCACTCTTATCTGCTTACCCTAGGAAGGTTCCAAAGTCCATATTCCGTGCGTGATAGATGTCACCTGATTTTATCAAGATGAGATAATTATAGGTgtattaattaatcaaaaacaaacaaaatcaggTAAGATCAGCCAGGGTCCTTTTGAtatgcatataggcctatagaaaGCAAAGCATGCTATTCACTTCTTGATAAACTTGGCACTTGAAAATTATCGTTTAACATGTTTAGTTGTTTGTCATAACGTGTATTTTTGGCGTAAACTTCTTCTGCTCCAAATGAACATGTCTGAACTCAGGTTTTAAAGATTGATaacaaataaactttaaaaaagcGATTCTTAATTCACCAGCAATTGAACTATGCATTAAAAAATCCCAGTgaattacactttaaaaaacattgggtaaaagtgcttcatggggtaattatgtgtccaaccaacattgggcatttctttggggcatttttattaatccagtgtgatgaaaattttgcccattctaaagtaattgctacttattttttaaccttaccgGACAATACGCTTCCCACATTCATGACATTGGgaaaaatactgccccaaatttgttggacacataattaccctcatggtgGTAAAAAtgttacccaatattttttttacagtgtattgtACGACGATAGAAAATAGCCTGGTCCATAAAAGAAACAaagtgtaaacaaaatttggCCATGTTTGACATAGACTTGGACTATGTCTAATTAGGTTAAGCCAGCTTTAAGAGTAACGACCATCATTCCACCTATACTGTACatggtcaattccagcgtaacggacatgacattcagacaaatttttgtaattcaaaggtttatacagtagaaatagcagtcttttgataattgttactgagcttatcagacacattcaagtatcagttacatacacatgaaatttcaaattgtttcatTGAACAGTTGTTGAGATATTGCACTCTTTctgagcgtaacggacatgacacgaaatggacaaagcatttttacctccaattgcttatcaaaattcctgtgaattcttagattgcatgcacctgacattggtgttaatttaaccttaacatcatgctctatccatgaaatggtgtttaacaacagttttgcagtgcattctgtattcatagctcaaaatgtagcgtaacggacatgacagtttcgtccactttttgtaagtgaatataattattttatgacaagatatggtacaagtctaattgtGTACATGAtaaggctagaggttagagacacacatcataactggtaatctgtaatatctcccattattttgcaatttaagAGGGGGGCTTTtcatacaatatttataaaacaaaaaaatatttagaaaaaattcTTTTACACCAGTTAACCACAAATAGAgagtattttccagttactaCCATCCTCTACACctaattaaaagagaaaaagttgatagcaaagattattttttattcatggcttactatttgataatatacactagcgtaacggacatgacacccttacAAAGTGAACTTCATTAGCACTTCTtagtttcaaaatgaaagaaatatgaataatgaatgtaattatgtaacagcaaagtacctttactaacattcttaagaaaaatatgtagatattattggcaggtatcattaatttaatagctatagcctacatgatatttttatacaGAATACAATGTTTATCGTACCACTACGGCACACTGAGAAGAcccaaatctcattttttgtgagaagaaaacaaatgtaccagacctgtataaatccaagatgaacatattatgaaatgtatattatgataaagaatatgtaGTAGTATTTATGTCCgttttaagatttaaaaaatgacattaaaaagtattttaaaatttaatagcagtacctggaaaCCAATCTTTCATCATCGATTATGTATGAGTTGAAAGGCAATCGGAATGTTTGTAAATTGCTTCTGAAATTACTTTTCATTCGAATTAAAtatcatcctgagtataatcgtcctttcatcaaatcttggatgttTTAAATCTTACGATCTTActtgctgacaaatgtggctgtatCTAATTTTGTTGCATTGTCCGAGCTGCTTGTGTACAAatgaagatacatcattcaaatcatgattatggctgaccaaaatactatgatgacataatttattgatcgcgCCACATTCCTTCCACAGCCCCTTTACTTTGCGATATTGCAAAGAAGTGCCACTGTAGGTTCAAGGATTCATTGAGCTTACACCATGTAACACAGATATTTGATTCTGAATACaaacttgtttttttatgtgagcccgtgccatcactgaagaagtaGAGTTTGGTGAAAGTCAGATAGTTTGAagcaatacatgtatcatcattgatctcatgaattcacaagttgaagttttatcatgctccaaactgtcagtgcaaaCACCTATTAAGATAATCAATTGTATTGttcaaacacaaatgatgcAGACTGTGATCTAagtatgttgccagatctaGCTTCATCTTTCCTAATATTATGTGGCATAccgttaattctcagaaaaatctaccagaacaagtgctgaactttcatcattcactAACTTCTAAAATGGCTTGAATGACAAGCAGATTGTAGGAGTTATTACATCCAGCTATCCTCAAGCAATTGAGACTGACCTCAGTCtgtgacactgagcctaatattttgtttatgtgaATGCTGCCTTTTGTCATatataaggcgtcatgtccgttacgcaaattgtcatgtccgttacgtcatttttatgaaaatgagaaaaggtaagggaaaatgattgctacacatggtagggggtttagttctaacatagaatctgaatctgcagtacctttaggcaaatttcctgtaagctaTGAAAACTTCAAGTTaaaaacgtaacggacatgacactgatattggtaaagaaatcacacaaatctgaagacagatttctCAAAAATTGATGGATGGCATAAAATTAAACGatgattttctgttgatttaaacatcagtcaactattcaaaaattaaaagagacctctgggaccttgtttgcttttagtagagacaggaaagatgaattgtctaaaaatagccacattttttacattttgcaatttactgttctatttttttgatgatggaaaaaactacaaaattttatcaatattccgattattctattggaaattggtactttatagattactttttaagaaaatttgactgtttaagtgaaatctgaaacttcatattttctctaaagtgaacatttttcatggaattgcccacaTGCTATATATTCGGTTATGTTTTTTACAATTTCGTCACCACActgtcatcatcaaaatcattttctATGACTTTAACTAAACGTCAACAAAAGAAAGACACATCAGCTCGATTTATAaacctgtaggcctacattacatCAAAGTGTTGATTAATATGATAGTATCTTTACTTCCTTCTCTATTTAACCTCTAACTCTACTTCCCCATCCCACTTCCTTCTCTTTAGTATCAACCATATCACTCTAAATGCAAAAATGCTAATCTGGTCACTAATCACAGTCATCTCGGAGTGGCATGAGGGACCAGTCGTTTTGGAGTGGGATTTACATCTTTTGAGAGTGGATTTACCTCTTTTTGGAgtgaaaatatctttaaataCGCACTGTTCACTCCCGAAGGAGCTAtaatgcattttcaaaatattataatccCACTCCAAAATTACAGTATACAATCACGTAAAACATATTATTTAATATGATCTTCTAGCCATGTTGCTTTGGGTAATTACGTGATTTATGATTTACCCCCAAACCGTATGTATTACACGATTTATGTGTATTTGTGTCCATTTTATGTGCCCAATCCCTATAATGACTTACCACTTTTAGTCTGTGCTATTACAGCAGTGCAGAAGGATTCTATCTCATAGAAGATGTTCATCAGTACTATTTCACCTGCAGGATAAAGAATGGATAAATTAGATTTAATGACGAGGATTTTATTACAGTTAAAAAGAATATTCTACGGCACAAacgtgagagagagagaaagagagtgggaGGGAAGGGGGAAATGAAATAAGCCCTTGTATAAATGCTTTATTCGTCGAGACTGCTGTCGAAGTAAAACGGATGTCGTCTTTAACGTCCAATAAAATAATCGACGATTTTGAGCATTGTAATTTTCAAAGCATTCTGATACGAACCGAAGATTTATCTAAAAGGGAACTGTTAAGTAATAAAAGACAACCgagaacacattttttttattgaaatctaATTAAGACCATTTTTATAAAAGGATGTCGAGCAAGACATTTCTATGACATGCTGTTGCACCAG carries:
- the LOC121413641 gene encoding acid ceramidase-like, translating into MERLICILCLVAACISSLFAQDLPPFTDKNCRTDAYPPSPSDAAPQYVFNMDLDPEDRWTELVQPKSANISFLIEDIKGLVGLLLGKKLTSEVIDDLFGPVVSSLREPYDRELQGIADATGIPIGEIVLMNIFYEIESFCTAVIAQTKSGDIYHARNMDFGTFLGWDVKTNEWIISERLKPLVTNVEYQKGGKVIARAVHFAGYVGILTGLKPGVVSLNINARHKLKDSGVLGFIEWILGDRKPYWTGFALRDAILMAKDFNSTVEYLSTVDTMVPSYLTVGGMNPGEGVVITKAQGNKSDAIRRINVDQGNWFLVQTNYDSWKNAPWYDDRRDPAIKCMKNMTQPNVSSKSFFNVLSTKPVLNMLTTFTALMHVREGTLEAYIRHCPQPCFPW